A portion of the Alphaproteobacteria bacterium genome contains these proteins:
- a CDS encoding S41 family peptidase, translated as MLRYVKFLAAVALIAGLLSIPSFAANDDKKASKSASETYQLLNLFGDVFERTRQEYVEPVEEEKLMEDAINGMLSALDPHSSYLNAKNFQDMQVQTKGEFGGLGIEVTMEAGLIKVVSPIDDTPAAKAGLKPGDFVTHIDGEQVMGLTLSEAVEKLRGPVNTKVKLSVRRENAEPFDVTLTRDIIKIQSVKSKVLDDVGYVRITTFNELTYPGLSKGIEEIKSKLGDNLKGIVLDLRNNPGGLLDQAIAVSDAFLESGEIVSTRSRKVEDTQRVNAKPGDLIKGLPIVILINGGSASASEIVSGALQDNHRAIVLGTQSFGKGSVQTIIPLPGHGAMRLTTARYYTPSGKSIQGKGITPDIEVPVAKIEILEKDSKGRREADLRGALKNDQDKDAVKSDDKNGKKSDDKSANKDKEDADKYAAAESGKPDEDYQLARGVDLLRGIYMYNHPGAVKKAAKETPTPAKAK; from the coding sequence ATGTTGCGTTATGTAAAATTTCTAGCCGCGGTTGCCCTGATCGCCGGTTTACTCTCTATCCCGTCTTTTGCCGCTAATGACGATAAAAAAGCCAGCAAAAGCGCTTCTGAAACATATCAATTGCTGAATTTGTTCGGCGATGTATTTGAACGCACTCGCCAGGAATATGTGGAACCGGTCGAAGAGGAAAAATTGATGGAAGACGCCATCAACGGCATGCTATCCGCCCTGGACCCGCATTCCAGCTATTTAAACGCCAAGAATTTCCAAGATATGCAGGTTCAAACCAAAGGCGAATTTGGCGGACTTGGTATCGAAGTTACAATGGAAGCCGGATTGATAAAAGTTGTATCGCCGATCGATGACACCCCGGCGGCAAAGGCCGGATTGAAACCAGGCGATTTCGTTACCCATATTGACGGCGAACAAGTCATGGGCCTGACTTTAAGCGAAGCGGTAGAAAAACTGCGCGGCCCCGTAAACACCAAAGTCAAATTATCGGTACGCCGGGAAAATGCGGAACCGTTCGATGTAACATTGACACGCGATATCATCAAAATCCAATCGGTCAAAAGCAAAGTTCTGGACGATGTCGGCTATGTGCGGATTACCACATTCAACGAATTGACCTATCCGGGATTAAGCAAAGGAATCGAAGAAATTAAATCCAAGTTGGGCGACAATTTAAAAGGTATCGTGCTGGATCTGCGTAACAACCCAGGCGGATTGTTGGATCAGGCAATCGCGGTATCGGACGCATTTTTAGAAAGCGGCGAAATCGTATCAACCCGTTCGCGCAAAGTGGAAGACACGCAACGTGTTAACGCCAAACCTGGCGATTTGATCAAAGGACTGCCAATTGTAATATTAATCAATGGCGGTTCGGCATCGGCATCGGAAATTGTTTCCGGCGCCTTGCAAGACAATCACCGCGCAATCGTGCTGGGTACGCAATCGTTCGGCAAGGGATCGGTGCAAACCATTATTCCATTGCCAGGCCATGGCGCGATGCGCCTGACCACCGCCCGGTATTACACCCCGTCCGGCAAATCGATCCAAGGCAAAGGCATAACGCCAGATATCGAAGTTCCAGTGGCTAAAATTGAAATCTTGGAAAAAGATTCCAAAGGCCGCCGGGAAGCAGACTTGCGCGGCGCGTTGAAAAACGATCAGGATAAAGACGCTGTAAAATCCGACGATAAGAACGGCAAAAAATCCGACGATAAATCGGCCAATAAAGATAAGGAAGACGCGGATAAATATGCCGCGGCTGAATCCGGAAAACCGGATGAAGATTATCAATTGGCTCGTGGCGTCGATTTGCTGCGTGGAATTTATATGTACAACCATCCCGGCGCCGTTAAAAAAGCGGCAAAAGAAACCCCCACCCCGGCCAAAGCAAAGTAA